From Thermus oshimai DSM 12092, the proteins below share one genomic window:
- a CDS encoding YbfB/YjiJ family MFS transporter, with protein MGTRGLFLLLGPASALGVGRFAYALALPLMQGAWGLSYAQGGLLGSANTLGYLLGALLSHHLLGRLGYRKGFFLALFLQALAVGLTGAFGFPLAFLLRLLQGFLGALVFVGGAALLMASGGSGRVLGLYYGGVGLGLLLSPLALREGLSPLEAWGRLGLTALLLALPALRALPALREPPPPARGEGGLGPILPLLLAYGLYGAGYIGYMTFVAAALGQGALLFVSLGLGALLTGFLWGPWVERVGGWRGLFHVLLVLFLASLPPLAQAFPALSAFLFGLSFLGVITALTQAFRALLPPSAWPRAMGLSTAAFALGQALGPAATGLFAEAMGRAEGALWAASFLLLLALLPARPLTRP; from the coding sequence ATGGGTACTAGGGGGCTTTTCCTCCTCCTAGGGCCGGCTTCCGCCTTGGGGGTGGGCCGGTTCGCCTACGCCCTGGCCCTTCCCCTAATGCAGGGGGCCTGGGGGCTTTCCTACGCCCAAGGGGGGCTTTTGGGGAGCGCCAACACCCTGGGCTACCTCCTGGGGGCCCTTCTAAGCCACCACCTCCTTGGGCGCCTGGGCTACCGGAAGGGGTTCTTCCTGGCCCTTTTCCTGCAGGCCCTGGCCGTGGGCCTCACCGGGGCCTTCGGCTTCCCCCTGGCCTTCCTTTTGCGGCTCCTCCAGGGCTTTTTGGGGGCCCTGGTCTTCGTGGGCGGGGCGGCCCTCCTCATGGCCTCCGGGGGCTCGGGCCGGGTCCTGGGGCTCTACTACGGCGGGGTGGGCCTGGGCCTCCTCCTCAGCCCCCTGGCCCTAAGGGAAGGCCTCTCCCCCCTCGAGGCCTGGGGGCGGCTGGGGCTTACGGCCCTTCTCCTGGCCCTTCCCGCCCTGCGGGCCCTTCCGGCCCTAAGGGAGCCGCCCCCGCCCGCCCGGGGGGAAGGGGGCCTTGGCCCCATCCTTCCCCTCCTTCTGGCCTACGGGCTTTACGGGGCGGGGTACATCGGGTACATGACCTTCGTGGCCGCCGCCCTAGGCCAGGGGGCGCTCCTCTTCGTCTCTCTAGGCCTGGGAGCGCTCCTCACGGGGTTCCTGTGGGGCCCCTGGGTGGAGCGGGTGGGGGGGTGGCGGGGGCTCTTCCACGTCCTTTTGGTGCTCTTTCTGGCCAGCCTCCCGCCTTTAGCCCAGGCCTTCCCCGCCCTCAGCGCCTTCCTCTTTGGGCTTTCCTTCCTGGGGGTGATCACCGCCCTCACCCAGGCCTTCCGCGCCCTCCTGCCCCCTTCCGCCTGGCCTAGGGCCATGGGGCTTTCCACCGCGGCCTTCGCCCTGGGCCAGGCCCTGGGCCCCGCGGCCACCGGCCTCTTCGCCGAGGCGATGGGGCGGGCGGAAGGGGCGCTTTGGGCGGCCTCCTTCCTCCTCCTCCTGGCCCTCCTTCCCGCCCGGCCCCTTACCCGGCCCTAA
- a CDS encoding FUN14 domain-containing protein: MNLPDLTPYLGQITFGGLAGYAVGYALKKIGRLLAVGLGLLFIALQLLAQAGYVQVDWTRIQKDMEPLLDQPGLKSLWERLLSTLTYNLPFGASFVGGLLLGLRAG; this comes from the coding sequence ATGAACCTTCCCGACCTCACCCCCTACCTGGGCCAGATCACCTTCGGGGGCCTGGCGGGCTACGCGGTGGGCTACGCCTTGAAGAAGATCGGCCGCCTGCTGGCCGTTGGCCTCGGCCTCCTCTTCATCGCCCTCCAGCTTCTGGCCCAGGCGGGGTACGTCCAGGTGGACTGGACCCGCATCCAGAAGGACATGGAGCCCCTCTTGGACCAGCCCGGCCTTAAGAGCCTCTGGGAGAGGCTTCTTTCCACCCTCACCTACAACCTCCCCTTTGGGGCGAGCTTCGTGGGGGGGCTTCTTTTAGGTCTTAGGGCCGGGTAA